The window CAAAATATTCCTCAAGGGCTGCATGCTTACATGGTAATGTACACTGTCATTTTACTTTTAAGCAAAAGATTGTAGGTGAACATAAACAACTGGAATTTGTGAGGTCTAATTTCTATTTATGTTGATTTTGCAGCACAGTGAAGCAAGAATACTCTCTTTACTTCAATATGCTGGTGCTAAAAGGGGTATCCATCACCTGCAGGATTACCTTGAACAAAGCAATGTTGTCCAAAAAAAGCAGGGTGAAATAGATGAAATGGAGAAAGTGAAGGACGTGACACAAAGTCTATGTATTGGGTCGGTCCTTATCGCAACCGTGACATTTGGTGCAGCTTTTGCCATGCCTGGAGGTTACAGAGCTGATGATCACACTAATGGAGGCACACCAACACTTGCTGGAAGGTATGGTTTTGATGCATTCGCCCTGGCCAACGGACTTGCGTTCACTTGCTCCACTATGGCAACAATTTCTCTCATGTCTTCTGGATCACCCATACGACATCCTCGGAGCCGGATAGAGCACTTACGCATTGCCTACTACCTCATGTCGGTTTCAGTTACAAGCTTGGTTGCTGCCTTTGCACTGGCTACTTATACCATACTAGCTCCGCTTGCTCATAAGACTGCCATTGGATTATGTATCTTGAGTTCTCTCATATTGCTCTATCAAAATTGGGAATTGGCAAGCAATAATATTGCCATGGTAGCACCCCTCTGCAGGATTGTGTTTTTGTTGAGAAACTTTATTAATATGTTTATGTGTTCTGTTGTGCTGAGACATTTCTTTGTAAGTGTTATTGTGCTTGTAACAATGTAAACAATCGTCGGTGTATTTTCTTGCAAACTACTTTGTGATGATATATGCAATTCATCTGGCCTAATAGACGGAGCTTTGTTATTTTCTATTATGAATTGATCTTTTTAACAATTATTTTGAGTATAAATTCCTCTATACTGGTTGCAAAGAaatcactccctccgttccataattcttGTCGTTGTTTTAGTTCAAATTCAATaataaatttgaactaaaaccacgacaagaattgtggaatggagggagtacttatttCATGCCGGCTGGCCACACCTGTAGAATGGTGTCAGACCCTCTGCCATGCCACTAGTGGTCTCTTGGTATGTCTTCCCAAGAGCATACACAGTGGAGGGCCTAATGGTCTCTTGGTAATCTTCCCAAGAGCATCATTTTTCTTACAGAACCCACTGAAGAACCAACTGGCTCAGTTCCCCGGCAGGGTCGGCAGCATCGTGCCGTGTCGTTTTCCGGAAGCCAGGGCAATCGGATGGCATCATCGCGTATGGCGGCTGGCCATCACCttcgaagagaaggggaaagcctactaAGTGGTGCTTGAGATCTCAATGGGATGACAGATCAAAATTCAAAAGTATCCCACCTAGGTGGTGCTTCCTGTATCGTTACAGAGGTATGGATATCTTGTCATGACCTTTGTGTATGCGAAATCCAACGGAAAATTACTCTGAATCAAATACAACGCATGACTATATCGTCAAAGATGATGCATTGCTCCTCAATCTTTGTGATCCAAACAGCAGGCAGACTGAATAAAAACCGTACTTACGTGCTATATATGTACAGGTTGCTGAATGTCGTTAAGACAGTGAAGTACACTCAAAGCCCAACAGGTAATACCAGGTGGATTGTTAAACTATATGCATTGAGGTCACATTTCAGGAGCTGCAATTCTTTGAAAATGTTGTGTTGCAGCTATAACATGCCCGTCGACGAGCAAAAAACAGAGCATGCTGTCTGACACTTAATCCGATCCACAAGGTCGATGCAACAAGTTACTGTATCTTCTTGCAAGTTCAGAAAGAAGAAACTCCAGTTCATGTTGTTCTATCAAATCCTACATGAAGTTCTTGGTGCCATATCTTCACATTGCCCGGTGCAATGCCATCGAAACACACAAGGCATCGGCGGGGTACCGTGTTATCGACGGTGTGAAGATGTGAAGAAGGTGAAGTCGGGGTGGTGTGCACCGACTTGCTTCAACCAGGAGGCCGCCGCCCAGTGAAGCTCAGACAGCCTCCTATGGTCTGATGACCCTGGTCTCTTCCATAGGTCGCCTTGCATCCTGTATGTTGCCAGCCCGAACGGCGAGAGCGCCGCGATCTCACCATCATCGTGCGCCGGTCCGCTATGTATGTTGTCTGCAGGTGTAGAAACACCGACGCTTGTTAGCATCAGAATTACTTGCTTCCTAGCACACTAACATGGTGGAAGATATTTGTTGTTCATCATAACCAATGTACGTGGCAGATGGTAAATATGTACCTTGGAAGACCGATGAGATGGAATGGTAGGTGAGGAAGCAGGCGGAGGTACCCTTCAGGTTGACATGAGCAGGAATGTGATAGATTGGGTACCTAATGACCATAAATAAGTCAATGTTGATTTGTTAAACAGCACCATTCATACCTCATCGGCAAGATAATGCTAACAaaatgaagtctcgaccgaccagcAAATAAGTAGAGAACAGTGGAGTGATGTCGGAAATCCAAGTGGGTTAGTTAATTATGTACCATGCCACGGATATCCAACTGGACGGCGAGAGCTCCGCGCTGCTGAGGGACGTCAGGCACGGGTAATCCTGGGCCAGCTCCGCCACCTGCTCAGCATGGATTAAGAATCAGAATTACCGACCAACTCCGGCAGACCGGCGAGGAAAGATGGCCGTGGATGAGAACCTTGTGAGCCAGCGGCACCCTCTCGTAGGGCGAGTCCCACTCCCTGTACTGGAAGTTCAGGTACCCACTCTGCTTCGCTGAGACGCCGGTGGAGCCGGTGCCGTCGTAGGTGGAGGAAGAATCGTCTTCGTCAGACGCAGCGTCCCaggaggaggagccggagccgGCGAACCGATCGCCCACGCTGTCGTCGCTCCATGAATCTGTCTCACTACCCGTGCTCCTGCGCACCAAGAAATCAGTCAATGGCCAATCTCCCATGGACAATTGGTGAATCGAACGAAATGCGCCGGAGGCTGTTCCGGTCACCGACCGATCAATTGATTACCTGGAGGTGGCGCCGAGGGTGTGAGTGGTGGGCTTTGTGGCGGTGTAGAGCTGGACGGCGGAGAGGTAGGGGACGAAGTGCTGGGTGGTGACCACGGCCCGGTCACCGGCGTCCCGGACGGGCACGGCGAGCCCGTAGGCGCTGCTCTCGGCGTAGTGCTCCCAGAGGTCGGACAGTGCGAAGTACTCCACCGCGTCCTTGCTCTTGCCGTCCGGCTGCTGCCACACGCTGCTCGGCGCGCCCTGGAAACGTTCCTGCCGAGCAGAGAAGACCCAAACTGTTCAGAACAGAGCAAAACAGAGCCGTTTTGCCGGTGAAAGCAGAGGACCTGCCTGCCATGATCGGTTTGTAAGGAAGTAATGAAAGATGGATCGATGACgtaccattgtggtggagcgccatGGGAGCAGGGGCGTGGCGGCGTGGAGGAAGGCCTCGAGATTACTGCTCTTCTTCATCTTCCACAACCAGATCGCTTGCACGCATCAACGCGCAGGCCGGTCCCGCGATCGATCGACCAGGCAAGAATCGGAAGGAATGGATCGAGATTGGGAGAGTCGCCCAGCTGAAATAGCAATTCTGGTACTAGATTCTAGTGGTGCTAGCTAGCTGAGGCGAGGTAGGAGGAGACGGTGGATAGGGAGAAGCTAGGGGAGCGGTGGAGTGACGGATCGGATAGAGGGAGGGGAAGCTCATCCACAGCATCGAATCCAGCAATCCATTCATGATTTATCCATGCAGACACACACACCCAGAGGCAGGTGGCTAGCTAGGAGATTTgcagggaagaagaagaagcacgaccATGTCAATGGTTGTGGAGGTGGCGCCATGCCAGCGACTCATGGCTGTGGGCTGTGGGCGTAGATTCGTGGGCAGTGGAGGAGATCCAACACCCACCGTGCCGTCGCTGCTGTCCACACACGCACGCGCGCGCTCCGTAACAAATGCACCACTACTGGCTTAGCTTAACTGCTCCATGTGATGTAGTACTGGCTAGCTGAGGTAGCTAGCGGCCAGGCAGTGGAGGTCCAAGAATTTCTGCGTGTGGATGAAGGCGAATCGGGCACACCGCACCGCACCGCACATTTGCTACGGATGATGTGTGCGCCATTAACTAAGCCGGTTCGAACAGTGCTCCCGATGTGAGATCCGGGAAAGTAAGAAAGGGAAAGGGTTTTGGATATGTCAGATGATGATCGACGAGCAACCGAAAAGTCGCGGCGTAGGAGGCGGCCGTGGCAGCGGGGATATATGTTTTTTTTCGGCGGATTTGACTTTGGACAAAGTTGCGATTTCGCGTGATCTGACTTACGTAATGTGACGACATTCGGTCAGTGGCATGTGGCCGGCTTGTGGaagggcccacgtgtcagtgacgGCTTGGTCAACTGAATTGAGCAGGAGTGTTTTAGTCATAGTCGGTGGTATGCTACTTGTCGTCAATGGTTCTGGCTTTGGTGGATGTGGAACAAGCTTAGATCATCTCCAAGGGTAGACCAATATTTTGGCTATGGTAACCAAAAACAATCATGCTTTTACTTTGTATATAAAAATCGGGTACCTAAATTCCAGGTTCTATTTTTATCATGTATGTATTTTTTGCATATGCTATGTTCTGAATAATATGAAACTGATGACAAATAGATCCCACACAAATGGTACTAGTACTTAATTATTACATATTTCATCAATTCACAACCTGAAAttcagcacaaaattgttcataaaCCCTAAGGTGCATTTGTCTATTAGGGCTGTCTAGCCTCCTCCTACGAATCACCTCATGGACGACAACGGAACGGCTTGTTTCGGCTGTTTGTTCTTCTCCATgtcactcaacatgatcatggcaatGTCCTCATCTTCATCGCAGTGATATTCCTCCTGGAAGTAGGGATCATCATAAGAAGGTGAATCACGCCATCTCATCTACACAATAGAACAACCCCCACTATGAATAGTCCTAGCTCGCAACAAATAGCAAAAACNNNNNNNNNNNNNNNNNNNNNNNNNNNNNNNNNNNNNNNNNNNNNNNNNNNNNNNNN is drawn from Triticum dicoccoides isolate Atlit2015 ecotype Zavitan chromosome 6B, WEW_v2.0, whole genome shotgun sequence and contains these coding sequences:
- the LOC119320467 gene encoding ankyrin repeat-containing protein At2g01680-like yields the protein MTFLHVAVDKKKISTVSYACKNGTLSWILNMQDKTGNTALHLAVKAGSVKIFCCLFRNRQVQLNLTNKKGETPLDIAYQNIPQGLHAYMHSEARILSLLQYAGAKRGIHHLQDYLEQSNVVQKKQGEIDEMEKVKDVTQSLCIGSVLIATVTFGAAFAMPGGYRADDHTNGGTPTLAGRYGFDAFALANGLAFTCSTMATISLMSSGSPIRHPRSRIEHLRIAYYLMSVSVTSLVAAFALATYTILAPLAHKTAIGLCILSSLILLYQNWELASNNIAMVAPLCRIVFLLRNFINMFMCSVVLRHFFVSVIVLVTM
- the LOC119325406 gene encoding uncharacterized protein LOC119325406 isoform X1 gives rise to the protein MKKSSNLEAFLHAATPLLPWRSTTMERFQGAPSSVWQQPDGKSKDAVEYFALSDLWEHYAESSAYGLAVPVRDAGDRAVVTTQHFVPYLSAVQLYTATKPTTHTLGATSRSTGSETDSWSDDSVGDRFAGSGSSSWDAASDEDDSSSTYDGTGSTGVSAKQSGYLNFQYREWDSPYERVPLAHKVAELAQDYPCLTSLSSAELSPSSWISVAWYPIYHIPAHVNLKGTSACFLTYHSISSVFQDNIHSGPAHDDGEIAALSPFGLATYRMQGDLWKRPGSSDHRRLSELHWAAASWLKQVGAHHPDFTFFTSSHRR
- the LOC119325406 gene encoding uncharacterized protein LOC119325406 isoform X2, with translation MKTSSNLEGFLQAATPLLPWRSATMERFQGAPSSVWQQPDGKSKDAVEYFALSDLWEHYAESSAYGLAVPVRDAGDRAVVTTQHFVPYLSAVQLYTATKPTTHTLGATSRSTGSETDSWSDDSVGDRFAGSGSSSWDAASDEDDSSSTYDGTGSTGVSAKQSGYLNFQYREWDSPYERVPLAHKVAELAQDYPCLTSLSSAELSPSSWISVAWYPIYHIPAHVNLKGTSACFLTYHSISSVFQDNIHSGPAHDDGEIAALSPFGLATYRMQGDLWKRPGSSDHRRLSELHWAAASWLKQVGAHHPDFTFFTSSHRR